In Argopecten irradians isolate NY chromosome 11, Ai_NY, whole genome shotgun sequence, one DNA window encodes the following:
- the LOC138335210 gene encoding 4-hydroxy-2-oxoglutarate aldolase, mitochondrial-like, which produces MAFTARKGLSTLARHVTKSKAVSSTRPQLGHVFDRCMSASAGQVLDVSGMYPPIATPFNKDETIAYDRLAENLQKWNKIPFRGYVVQGSNGEYAYLTKEERIEMVQQVKKMADQSKLIIAGSGCESTRDTIEMTNKMADAGAQVALVVTPCYYKGAMNNSALIQHYRQVADNSSIPILLYSVPANTNITIPAGVVEELSKHPNIIGLKDSGGDITSIGLLAYKTKDADFQILAGSAGFLLSGYVVGCVGGVCALGNVLGKELCDLEELFKAGRMEEAKHLQHRLIAPNTAVTKQFGIPGLKTAMEMMGYYGGPTRSPLQPLPAQDKETIRQILSSTGFLP; this is translated from the exons ATGGCGTTTACCGCAAGGAAAGGGCTATCAACTTTAGCTCGACATGTAACAAAATCTAAAGCGGTGTCCTCGACTAGGCCTCAATTGGGACATGTTTTTGACCGCTGTATGTCTGCATCAGCCGGGCAAGTCCTTGATGTCAGCGGCATGTATCCCCCGATTGCCACACCCTTCAATAAGGATGAGACAATAGCATACGACAGATTGGCAGAAAACCTACAGAAATGGAACAAGATACCATTCAGAG GGTATGTGGTGCAGGGCTCCAATGGAGAGTATGCTTACCTAACGAAGGAAGAGAGAATAGAAATGGTTCAACAGGTGAAAAAGATGGCTGACCAAAGCAAACTGATTATTGCAGGATCTGGATGTGAAT cAACACGGGATACCATAGAGATGACCAATAAAATGGCGGACGCCGGAGCCCAGGTGGCGCTAGTTGTGACCCCATGTTACTACAAAGGAGCCATGAATAACTCGGCACTCATACAACATTACCGCCAg GTTGCAGACAACAGTTCCATTCCAATATTGTTGTACAGCGTTCCAGCCAATACCAACATCACCATTCCTGCAGGTGTGGTTGAAGAGCTTTCCAAACACCCTAACATCATCGGCCTGAAGGACAGCGGAGGAGAT ATAACGTCTATTGGACTCTTAGCCTACAAAACCAAGGATGCTGATTTCCAGATTCTGGCGGGTTCTGCTGGATTCTTATTGTCTGGCTATGTTGTTG GTTGTGTTGGTGGAGTGTGTGCCCTTGGAAACGTCCTTGGGAAGGAATTGTGTGACCTTGAGGAATTGTTTAAAGCTGGGAGGATGGAGGAAGCCAAACATCTACAGCACAGACTTATAGCTCCAAACACCGCA GTAACTAAGCAGTTTGGAATTCCGGGATTAAAGACAGCCATGGAGATGATGGGTTACTATGGAGGTCCGACTCGCTCTCCCTTACAACCACTGCCGGCACAAGATAAGGAAACAATTCGTCAGATTTTGTCTTCCACTGGATTTTTACCCTGA
- the LOC138335784 gene encoding monocarboxylate transporter 12-like: MKLTEPDRGWSWAVLGASFGIMVVNGCLGQGIGVVHLALLESFNESNSKTAFAGSLFAATQSCGGVLAGFILKKYSCRVATAVGSLIMTVGFTCCFFLNTLDSVILFYGGIVGAGAGLTYTTAVVVLGFNFEKKLNIAGGIAVSGVGMGVMLSPVIQETREMFGNRGLFFILAGFSLHVGLFGALYFPSRLEKRKTVVVRSLENLNRTSEEIYGIDLGTNDVIKSPDVTKELVPSSGKITKQESMISQIYNVCTNVPFATLCLCLFVANFGIYIMFLNLPNYAVLNGGTAIQGSVLISVSGICSMIARVLTGLTTNNDEVDGALMLFGTLSVLGISNICLPLYGHSYGGQIVYSVFLGLYSGVSFPLLNGLSIRLVGLRYLATAVSIQMFSVGLGILSGPPCGGLYLDSGGTYDTCFLMTGFIILGGAMFSMTSEYFRKRRRLPVETSPDRDALI, encoded by the exons ATGAAGTTGACAGAACCGGACCGAGGCTGGTCTTGGGCTGTACTCGGAGCCTCGTTTGGGATTATGGTCGTCAATGGCTGCTTGGGACAAGGCATTGGAGTCGTACATCTCGCCCTGCTAGAGAGCTTCAATGAGAGCAATTCGAAAACAGCATTCGCTGGCTCTTTGTTCGCTGCGACACAGTCGTGCGGAG GTGTGTTGGCTGGTTTCATCCTGAAGAAGTACAGTTGTCGAGTAGCAACCGCGGTCGGCTCATTGATAATGACGGTTGGGTTTACATGTTGTTTCTTCCTCAACACTCTTGACTCAGTAATTCTGTTTTACGGAGGAATAGTAG GTGCCGGAGCAGGGTTAACGTATACGACGGCGGTTGTTGTTCTCGGATTCAACTTTGAAAAGAAACTCAACATAGCTGGCGGGATAGCTGTATCtggggtggggatgggggtTATGCTATCTCCAGTCATCCAGGAGACCAGAGAAATGTTCGGAAATAGAGGATTGTTTTTCATCCTGGCTGGTTTTTCTTTACATGTTGGCTTGTTTGGAGCATTATACTTCCCATCAAGGTTAGAGAAAAGGAAAACGGTGGTTGTTCGAAGCTTGGAAAATCTCAACAGGACTTCAGAGGAAATATATGGAATCGATTTGGGAaccaatgacgtcataaaaagcCCGGATGTGACTAAGGAATTAGTGCCCTCTAGCGGTAAAATAACCAAACAGGAGTCGATGATTTCTCAAATATACAATGTCTGCACAAATGTTCCATTTGCCACGTtgtgtttatgtctgtttgtcgcaaattttggaatttatataatgtttctgaacTTGCCAAACTATGCCGTATTAAATGGAGGAACAGCAATTCAGGGATCGGTACTTATTTCCGTTTCCGGAATTTGTTCTATGATAGCGAGGGTGCTGACCGGTCTGACAACAAATAATGATGAGGTTGACGGTGCATTGATGCTGTTCGGAACACTCTCGGTGCTCggtatatcaaacatatgtttACCGCTGTATGGACATTCGTATGGGGGACAAATAGTGTATTCTGTATTTCTAGGTTTATATAGCGGGGTATCCTTCCCATTACTTAATGGGCTAAGTATACGACTGGTTGGACTACGTTATTTGGCCACGGCGGTCAGCATCCAGATGTTTTCTGTAGGACTCGGGATACTCAGTGGACCACCGTGTGGGG GTCTATATCTAGACAGTGGCGGGACATATGACACGTGCTTCCTTATGACAG GTTTTATCATTTTGGGTGGAGCTATGTTTAGTATGACCAGTGAATACTTCCGGAAAAGACGGAGACTTCCGGTTGAAACATCGCCCGATCGCGATGCCCTTATTTAG